A stretch of the Limnothrix sp. FACHB-406 genome encodes the following:
- a CDS encoding cob(I)yrinic acid a,c-diamide adenosyltransferase, with protein sequence MVSQLEVSTLSRSSNSLAHGLVQVFTAPRRTFLTDVMAQALRVAGQGQSVLVAQFLKGGIRQGSDHPISLVQRLDWLRCDLSRNLDETQPTPEEIAAIRDLWQQVVDRVQSGQYELIVLDELSLAIRLGAIDCKEVLDLLDRCPQHLDVILTGPDVPQSLLDAADQITEVRRSRRS encoded by the coding sequence ATGGTCTCGCAACTTGAGGTTTCCACCCTATCGCGATCGTCCAACTCCCTCGCTCATGGTTTGGTGCAGGTGTTTACCGCACCCCGGCGAACGTTTCTGACAGATGTAATGGCCCAGGCCCTGCGCGTGGCCGGCCAGGGACAGTCGGTGTTAGTGGCCCAATTCCTCAAGGGCGGTATTCGTCAGGGCAGCGACCATCCGATCTCCTTGGTGCAACGACTGGATTGGCTGCGTTGTGACCTCTCGCGCAATTTGGATGAAACCCAGCCCACGCCGGAAGAAATCGCCGCCATTCGCGATCTTTGGCAACAGGTGGTCGATCGGGTGCAATCGGGACAATACGAGCTAATCGTGTTGGATGAATTAAGCTTGGCAATTCGGCTGGGGGCGATCGACTGCAAGGAAGTGCTGGATTTGCTCGATCGCTGCCCGCAACACCTGGACGTGATTTTGACTGGGCCCGACGTACCCCAATCGCTGTTGGATGCGGCTGACCAAATCACCGAAGTGCGTCGCAGTCGTCGTTCTTGA
- the dcd gene encoding dCTP deaminase, with the protein MLKNDAWITEMARQGMISPFEPKLVRRIEQHPVISYGCSSFGYDIRLSPKEFKIFRHIPGTVVDPKNFNPANLDPAELHRDENGEFFILPAHSYGLGVALEHLQIPDTITVLCIGKSTYARVGLIANLTPAEAGWRGHLTLEISNASSADCRIYANEGIVQLLFMEGDPCEVSYETRRGKYQDQPESIVIARV; encoded by the coding sequence ATGCTCAAGAACGATGCCTGGATTACCGAGATGGCCCGCCAAGGGATGATTTCCCCCTTCGAGCCAAAACTTGTACGGCGCATCGAACAGCATCCCGTCATCTCCTATGGGTGCAGCAGTTTTGGCTATGACATCCGCCTGTCGCCCAAGGAATTCAAAATTTTTCGCCACATTCCTGGCACAGTCGTTGATCCCAAAAACTTCAACCCCGCCAACCTGGATCCCGCCGAGCTACACCGCGATGAGAACGGTGAATTTTTCATCCTGCCGGCCCACTCCTACGGCCTCGGAGTCGCCCTAGAGCATTTGCAAATTCCCGACACCATCACCGTCCTTTGCATCGGCAAAAGCACCTACGCCCGTGTCGGCTTGATTGCCAACTTGACCCCAGCAGAGGCGGGCTGGCGCGGCCATTTGACCCTGGAAATTTCCAACGCATCGAGCGCCGATTGCCGGATCTATGCCAATGAAGGCATTGTGCAATTGCTCTTTATGGAAGGCGATCCTTGCGAAGTCAGCTATGAAACCCGCCGGGGGAAATATCAAGACCAACCCGAGTCGATCGTGATTGCCCGAGTCTAA
- the thyX gene encoding FAD-dependent thymidylate synthase, translated as MDLFRVEVLSAMPNPQQLVWAAMHQDYSENFVVDERDQFPDEARAGELIIKHLLQGNRGHFGPIEHPQIVFNVGFFPHSTMQQLRTHRVGISFDVQSGRYSGMRILDVIEGKRALEEIFYLRPVGYYADRQGKKYFYSPEQRQADLDWCLEACKRYKQRIEEGLSEEHARGLIPFDVRQHFVMSCNARSLMHILDLRAKADAQLEIQKLCDLLMVHFKNWMPALADWYETNRLGKARLSP; from the coding sequence ATGGATCTGTTTCGTGTTGAAGTGCTTTCCGCCATGCCCAATCCTCAGCAGTTGGTGTGGGCAGCCATGCACCAGGATTATTCAGAAAACTTTGTGGTTGATGAGCGCGATCAATTCCCCGACGAGGCCCGAGCGGGTGAGTTAATTATCAAGCACCTCTTACAGGGAAATCGGGGACATTTTGGGCCGATCGAGCATCCGCAAATTGTGTTTAATGTGGGCTTTTTTCCCCATTCAACCATGCAACAATTGCGGACTCATCGAGTAGGAATTTCCTTCGATGTTCAGTCCGGAAGATATTCAGGAATGCGAATTCTGGACGTAATCGAAGGAAAACGGGCACTGGAAGAAATTTTCTACCTGCGGCCGGTTGGTTACTACGCCGATCGCCAAGGGAAAAAGTATTTTTATTCGCCTGAGCAACGGCAAGCGGATTTGGATTGGTGCTTAGAAGCTTGCAAGCGCTATAAGCAACGGATTGAGGAAGGCCTGTCCGAAGAGCACGCTCGCGGGTTGATTCCCTTCGATGTGCGCCAGCATTTCGTGATGAGTTGCAATGCCCGATCGCTCATGCATATTCTCGATTTGCGAGCCAAAGCTGACGCACAGTTGGAAATTCAAAAGCTGTGCGACTTGTTGATGGTGCATTTCAAAAATTGGATGCCGGCCTTGGCCGATTGGTATGAAACCAATCGGTTGGGTAAGGCGCGGTTGTCGCCCTAG
- the trpS gene encoding tryptophan--tRNA ligase has protein sequence MSQTSKKRVLSGVQPTGSIHLGNYLGAIRNWVVDQHQYDNFFCVVDLHAITVPHNPAVLAADSFKIAALYLACGIDLSCSTIFIQSHVSAHSELAWLLNCVTPLNWLERMIQFKEKALKQGENVSVGLLDYPVLMAADILLYDADLVPVGEDQKQHLELTRDVAIRVNHQYGSEERPILKVPEPAIRKEGARVMSLTDGTKKMSKSDPTEMSRIELLDSPDTIARKIKRCKTDPQRGLEFNNPDRPECHNLLGLYQILSGKSREEVATECADMGWGQFKPLLTETTIAALEPIQQKYNEVMGDRGYLESVLRDGREKAAAVANATLLRVKDALGYSRPL, from the coding sequence ATGAGCCAAACCAGCAAAAAACGAGTTCTCTCCGGCGTACAACCCACCGGCAGCATCCACCTCGGCAACTATTTGGGCGCAATCCGTAATTGGGTCGTCGATCAGCACCAGTACGACAATTTCTTCTGTGTGGTGGATTTGCACGCCATCACCGTTCCCCACAATCCGGCGGTGTTGGCCGCAGACAGCTTCAAGATTGCCGCCCTCTACTTGGCCTGTGGAATTGACCTCAGTTGCTCCACAATCTTTATCCAATCCCACGTGAGCGCCCACAGCGAATTGGCTTGGTTGCTGAATTGCGTCACGCCCCTGAATTGGCTGGAGCGGATGATTCAGTTTAAGGAAAAAGCCCTGAAGCAAGGCGAAAACGTCAGTGTGGGTCTGCTGGACTATCCGGTGTTGATGGCGGCGGATATTTTGCTTTATGACGCGGATTTGGTGCCGGTGGGCGAAGACCAGAAGCAGCACTTGGAGTTAACCCGCGATGTGGCGATTCGGGTGAATCATCAATACGGCAGCGAGGAGCGGCCGATTCTGAAAGTGCCTGAACCCGCCATCCGCAAGGAAGGGGCCCGCGTGATGAGCCTGACGGACGGGACGAAGAAGATGTCGAAGTCGGATCCGACGGAGATGAGCCGGATTGAGCTGTTGGACAGCCCCGACACGATCGCCAGGAAAATTAAGCGCTGCAAAACTGACCCCCAGCGCGGTTTGGAGTTTAATAACCCCGATCGCCCCGAATGCCACAACCTGTTGGGTCTCTATCAAATTTTGTCCGGCAAATCCCGCGAGGAAGTGGCGACGGAATGTGCCGACATGGGTTGGGGACAGTTCAAGCCCCTGCTGACGGAAACGACGATCGCGGCGCTGGAGCCAATTCAGCAAAAATATAACGAGGTGATGGGCGATCGGGGCTATCTGGAATCTGTGTTGCGGGATGGCCGCGAAAAGGCGGCCGCCGTGGCCAATGCCACCCTGCTTCGGGTGAAGGATGCTTTGGGCTATTCGCGACCGCTTTAG
- a CDS encoding SDR family oxidoreductase, with protein sequence MKAVVFGATGETGRRIVQALVDRQVPVRAVVRDLATARAILPDSVEVVQGNLLDRRSIDSALAGCTVVLSAAGARPSLDPTGPLQVDYLGTKNLTDAAKAAGIEQLVLVSSLCVSKLLHPLNLFWLILFWKQQGERYLQNSGLTYTIVRPGGLKNEDRDTPVVMSTVDTLFEGSIPRSQVAKVCVEALWEPAARNKIVEIVARDDAPVQPWSALFASV encoded by the coding sequence ATGAAAGCCGTGGTGTTTGGTGCAACCGGCGAAACGGGCCGGCGAATTGTGCAAGCCTTGGTCGATCGCCAAGTACCTGTGCGGGCCGTGGTGCGCGATTTGGCCACCGCTCGCGCGATTTTGCCGGATTCGGTGGAAGTGGTGCAGGGCAATTTACTCGATCGCCGCTCGATCGACTCTGCCTTAGCCGGTTGCACGGTGGTGTTGAGCGCTGCCGGAGCCAGGCCCAGCTTGGATCCAACGGGCCCCTTGCAGGTGGATTATCTGGGAACCAAGAACTTAACCGATGCAGCCAAGGCGGCGGGCATTGAGCAGTTGGTGCTGGTCTCTTCCCTTTGTGTGTCCAAACTGCTCCACCCGCTGAATTTGTTTTGGTTGATTCTGTTTTGGAAACAACAGGGTGAGCGCTACTTGCAAAACAGCGGCCTGACCTACACGATCGTGCGGCCCGGCGGTCTGAAAAACGAAGATCGGGACACCCCTGTGGTGATGAGCACTGTCGATACGCTCTTTGAGGGATCGATTCCCCGATCGCAGGTGGCCAAGGTTTGTGTCGAAGCCTTGTGGGAACCGGCGGCCCGCAACAAAATTGTGGAAATCGTGGCGCGGGATGATGCCCCCGTGCAGCCTTGGTCAGCCCTTTTTGCCAGCGTTTAA
- a CDS encoding DUF4149 domain-containing protein, giving the protein MSSEFKTSLSHALGLGQSAWKMTVEIALLLWVGATLAIDLAAMPALYMGGMMERPDFAPVGWLLFNGFNHVGLLVAGVVMAGALALGYRHEVSRLSERWVVAIAAVLMAIMLMQTYWLAPTMAGLGASLSWASTAPSVPAAMTLWHGGYFGLETLKLLLSGSLLGLCVRGAVVRQS; this is encoded by the coding sequence ATGAGTTCTGAATTTAAAACCAGTCTCAGCCACGCTCTCGGTCTGGGGCAATCGGCTTGGAAAATGACCGTTGAGATCGCCCTCTTGTTGTGGGTTGGGGCCACCTTGGCGATCGACCTGGCGGCCATGCCGGCCCTCTACATGGGCGGCATGATGGAGCGGCCCGACTTTGCGCCCGTGGGTTGGTTACTGTTCAATGGGTTCAACCACGTGGGGCTGTTGGTGGCCGGGGTTGTGATGGCCGGTGCGCTGGCCTTGGGATATCGTCACGAAGTGAGCCGCCTCAGCGAGCGGTGGGTGGTGGCGATCGCGGCGGTGCTGATGGCCATTATGTTGATGCAAACCTATTGGCTCGCGCCGACCATGGCGGGGCTAGGGGCTTCCCTGTCTTGGGCTAGCACTGCTCCCTCGGTTCCGGCGGCCATGACCCTTTGGCATGGGGGCTACTTTGGGCTGGAAACCCTAAAGCTGCTGTTGAGTGGCAGCCTGTTGGGGTTATGTGTGCGAGGGGCGGTGGTGCGCCAATCCTAA
- a CDS encoding glycosyltransferase family 39 protein — protein sequence MSSSPKRSSRFGNLGGFWPGGSGPGRSGWVLGFVLVVAVLLRFSALDRAVYWYDETITSVRIAGYTKEQVEDFFQPQGRPVFPADLVPLQRSGDHPWLATLHSLATETPDQVPLYYLLLRGWTHLAGDSVAAIRAFSALVSLLVFPALVLFGQAWLADWPRARSVIGLAIGLVAVSPIQVVYAREARGYSLAVVLFLLASWALLRALRLDRLGKPTRSAWMTYGVLVACNFYGHLPLALGIAAQGAYVALRGWLERSHRGWNALRHNLLAWGGSLLGALVLFSPWLVCWLTYRKPMGWIDRELTWGTLVQRWGLNFSAIALDWQACFDRPLFDITQETDPITLSWHWLPIGLLLAMVALSIRRLLRVTPPDIWLFPLLTGAIALPFALLDAVDGGQRSTIARYFLPAYLALTWVLAFGLSEAWANQRRRPWAAGAIALLWVVGLWSSSQGVMAPTWWNKYSSYDDPAIAQRVSELQPPVVISGNALRLLTLARRLPSQAQLIYLEEPDLPLPETIQRAIAYRPKTEWLDRLKTNPRYQIQAIEPFNNTWVIQALDQSPPKAP from the coding sequence ATGAGCAGCTCCCCGAAGCGATCGAGCCGATTTGGGAATTTAGGCGGTTTTTGGCCCGGCGGATCTGGGCCGGGCCGATCGGGTTGGGTGCTTGGGTTCGTTCTGGTGGTGGCGGTGCTGTTGCGGTTTTCGGCCCTCGATCGCGCGGTTTACTGGTACGACGAAACCATCACCTCCGTGCGCATTGCGGGTTATACCAAGGAGCAAGTGGAGGACTTTTTCCAGCCCCAAGGGCGGCCCGTTTTCCCCGCTGATTTAGTTCCCTTGCAGCGATCGGGCGATCATCCTTGGCTGGCGACGCTCCACAGCCTGGCCACCGAAACCCCCGACCAAGTGCCGCTCTATTACCTGTTGCTGCGGGGCTGGACGCATTTGGCAGGGGACTCGGTAGCGGCGATTCGGGCCTTTTCTGCCCTGGTGAGTCTGCTGGTGTTTCCGGCTTTAGTTCTGTTTGGGCAGGCTTGGTTAGCCGATTGGCCCAGGGCCCGATCGGTGATTGGTTTGGCGATCGGTCTGGTGGCCGTTTCCCCGATCCAAGTGGTCTATGCCCGCGAAGCCCGGGGCTACAGTTTGGCGGTGGTGTTGTTTTTGTTGGCCAGTTGGGCCCTGTTGCGTGCTCTGCGGCTCGATCGCTTGGGCAAACCCACCCGATCGGCCTGGATGACCTACGGAGTCTTGGTGGCCTGCAATTTCTATGGTCATTTGCCCTTGGCCCTTGGGATTGCTGCCCAAGGAGCCTACGTGGCCCTGCGGGGATGGCTGGAGCGATCGCACCGGGGTTGGAATGCCTTGCGCCATAACCTTCTAGCCTGGGGTGGTTCCCTGCTGGGGGCGCTGGTGCTGTTCAGTCCCTGGCTGGTTTGTTGGCTGACCTATCGAAAACCCATGGGTTGGATCGATCGGGAGCTGACTTGGGGAACCTTGGTGCAGCGTTGGGGCCTGAATTTCAGCGCGATCGCCCTGGATTGGCAAGCCTGTTTCGATCGGCCCCTGTTTGACATCACCCAGGAAACCGACCCGATCACCCTGTCCTGGCACTGGCTCCCGATCGGGTTGTTGCTGGCGATGGTTGCACTCAGCATCCGGCGCTTGCTGCGGGTCACGCCGCCGGATATTTGGCTGTTTCCCCTGTTGACTGGCGCGATCGCCCTGCCCTTTGCCCTGTTGGATGCGGTGGATGGCGGCCAGCGATCGACCATTGCCCGCTACTTCCTTCCGGCCTACTTGGCCCTCACCTGGGTGCTGGCCTTTGGCCTCAGCGAAGCTTGGGCTAACCAACGGCGGCGGCCTTGGGCTGCGGGGGCGATCGCCCTGTTGTGGGTGGTGGGGCTGTGGTCCAGTAGCCAAGGCGTGATGGCTCCCACTTGGTGGAACAAATACAGCAGTTACGACGATCCGGCGATCGCCCAGCGGGTGAGTGAGCTGCAGCCACCCGTGGTGATCAGCGGCAATGCTCTGCGGTTGCTCACCCTGGCCCGTCGCCTGCCGTCCCAAGCCCAACTGATTTACCTAGAGGAACCCGATCTGCCCCTTCCTGAAACCATTCAGCGGGCGATCGCCTATCGGCCCAAAACAGAATGGCTCGATCGGCTCAAAACCAATCCCCGCTACCAAATCCAGGCGATCGAACCCTTTAACAACACTTGGGTCATTCAAGCGCTCGATCAATCACCCCCCAAAGCGCCCTAG
- a CDS encoding GUN4 domain-containing protein, which produces MAELSTCLDCGGAVPLGAAACPHCGAIDYLGLPCAVCQQPIAPSAVVYLPQLQRFFHEDCLAQVQLAPRPCGSCGALALDASLEHCPNCGAPLDHQACKFCGHAFAPELTGCEDWIHNVERDGLLIYEDIARRGEAHRICAEARGGFARQDLYQDLFEALKVGDWRSADRETDRLVRYFAAQCSFLELPTAELQQIDELWVTYSRGQFGWSIQAALWTELGGQPGDWDPEVYEQLADYVGWQVTLFDPDAVAQDDWQRLALWWQRFRGTAPDRVVELIPYDSLIFDLSAPVGHLPYPGAETGRNFAAGRSRQDSWDVPYLALHWPPADWSAVEEDRFMNDDQEHGLRLPADDVPDDDLPEDFDDLPDAAAEIARDRDVNP; this is translated from the coding sequence ATGGCTGAGTTATCCACCTGCCTGGACTGTGGCGGAGCAGTGCCCTTGGGGGCGGCGGCCTGTCCCCATTGCGGGGCGATCGACTATTTGGGATTGCCCTGTGCGGTTTGTCAGCAGCCGATCGCCCCCTCGGCGGTGGTTTATTTACCCCAGTTGCAGCGCTTCTTTCATGAAGATTGCTTGGCTCAGGTGCAATTAGCCCCGCGCCCCTGTGGCAGTTGTGGAGCCTTGGCCCTGGATGCGTCCTTGGAACATTGCCCCAACTGTGGTGCGCCTCTGGATCACCAGGCCTGTAAATTTTGTGGCCATGCCTTTGCACCAGAGCTGACCGGCTGTGAGGATTGGATCCACAACGTTGAACGAGATGGCCTGCTGATCTACGAAGATATTGCCCGCCGAGGCGAAGCCCATCGGATTTGTGCGGAAGCAAGGGGCGGGTTTGCCCGCCAAGATTTGTATCAGGATTTGTTTGAAGCATTGAAAGTGGGAGATTGGCGATCGGCCGATCGGGAAACCGATCGGCTAGTGCGTTACTTTGCCGCCCAATGCTCCTTTCTGGAATTACCCACGGCGGAACTGCAACAGATTGATGAGCTGTGGGTGACCTACAGTCGCGGGCAATTTGGCTGGAGCATTCAAGCGGCCCTGTGGACAGAATTGGGCGGGCAGCCGGGAGACTGGGATCCAGAGGTTTATGAGCAGTTGGCGGACTATGTGGGCTGGCAAGTGACCCTGTTTGATCCCGATGCGGTGGCCCAGGATGACTGGCAACGGCTGGCCCTCTGGTGGCAACGGTTTCGGGGCACTGCGCCCGATCGGGTGGTGGAACTGATTCCTTACGATTCCCTCATTTTTGACCTGTCGGCCCCGGTGGGTCATTTGCCCTACCCCGGTGCGGAGACGGGGCGCAACTTTGCAGCGGGGCGATCGCGCCAAGACTCTTGGGATGTACCCTATTTGGCGCTTCACTGGCCCCCGGCCGATTGGTCGGCCGTCGAGGAGGATCGATTCATGAATGATGACCAGGAGCATGGGTTGAGATTGCCAGCGGATGATGTTCCCGATGATGATCTCCCTGAGGATTTCGATGATTTGCCGGATGCCGCCGCTGAGATTGCCCGCGATCGGGATGTGAACCCATGA
- the secD gene encoding protein translocase subunit SecD — MQRQKFTLGFIVVLTIAAIAVIVNLPVQLGLDLRGGSQLTLQVMTTPEIPQVTPEDLSAVRKVIDNRINELGVSEALVQTSGNDKLVVQLPGVSDPEQAERVLGNTARLEFREQKPGTEAQYQAERQVYDELKAKRAALIQAGDKAAIDENQRAIERSQEAISQLFEKAVLTGQDLREAGAAPDGGLGNSWVVIIRFSADAADRYAELTKKLAGTGRGLGIFLDRDLLTAPVVGPEYAQLGITGGSTEIRGNFTADSSQELVIQLKGGALPLPVKLVETRTVGATLGRDSVESSIWAGVGGLVLVLIFMAIYYRLPGVVADLALIIYALLNFAVFALVPVTLSLPGIAGFILSIGMAVDANVLIFERTREELQAGKSLYRSVESGFYRAFSSILDGNVTTLIACVVLFWLGTGLVKGFALTLAIGVLLSMFTALTCSRTLLFVALSIPSLRRPEWYCPGLKANLKTAGSGN; from the coding sequence ATGCAACGCCAAAAATTTACCCTTGGTTTCATTGTGGTGCTGACGATCGCGGCGATCGCCGTGATTGTTAACCTGCCCGTGCAGTTGGGGCTTGACCTACGCGGTGGTTCCCAACTGACACTCCAGGTCATGACCACGCCGGAAATTCCCCAGGTCACGCCCGAAGATCTCTCGGCCGTCCGCAAAGTTATTGATAACCGGATTAATGAGCTGGGGGTTTCCGAAGCCCTGGTGCAAACGTCCGGCAACGACAAGCTGGTGGTGCAACTGCCGGGGGTCAGCGACCCGGAACAGGCGGAGCGAGTTTTGGGCAACACGGCGCGGCTGGAGTTTCGGGAGCAAAAACCGGGAACCGAGGCCCAATACCAAGCGGAACGGCAAGTTTACGACGAGCTGAAGGCGAAACGGGCCGCGCTGATTCAGGCAGGGGACAAGGCCGCGATCGACGAAAATCAGCGGGCGATCGAACGGAGCCAGGAAGCCATTAGCCAACTGTTTGAAAAAGCGGTGCTCACGGGCCAAGATCTCCGGGAAGCGGGAGCCGCCCCGGATGGTGGCTTGGGTAACTCTTGGGTTGTGATTATTCGCTTTTCAGCCGATGCCGCCGATCGCTATGCGGAACTGACCAAAAAACTGGCGGGCACGGGTCGCGGCCTGGGTATTTTTCTCGATCGGGACTTGTTAACCGCACCCGTGGTGGGGCCGGAATATGCCCAATTGGGAATTACCGGCGGCAGCACCGAAATTCGCGGTAACTTCACCGCCGACTCCTCCCAAGAGTTGGTAATTCAACTGAAGGGTGGAGCCTTGCCCCTGCCCGTGAAGTTGGTGGAAACCCGCACCGTAGGCGCAACTTTGGGTCGCGACAGCGTAGAAAGCAGCATTTGGGCCGGTGTGGGTGGCTTGGTGTTGGTGCTGATCTTTATGGCCATCTACTATCGCCTGCCCGGCGTGGTGGCTGACCTGGCCCTGATCATCTATGCCCTGTTGAACTTTGCAGTATTCGCGCTGGTGCCTGTCACCCTCTCGTTACCGGGGATTGCGGGCTTCATTCTCAGCATCGGGATGGCGGTGGATGCCAACGTGCTGATCTTTGAGCGCACCCGCGAGGAACTGCAAGCGGGCAAGAGTCTTTATCGATCGGTTGAATCCGGTTTCTATCGGGCGTTTTCCAGCATTTTGGATGGTAACGTCACCACCCTGATTGCCTGTGTGGTGCTGTTTTGGCTGGGCACAGGTTTGGTTAAAGGGTTTGCCCTCACCCTGGCGATCGGGGTGTTGTTGAGCATGTTCACCGCCCTCACCTGTAGCCGCACTCTGTTGTTTGTGGCCCTCAGTATTCCTTCCCTGCGCCGTCCTGAGTGGTATTGCCCCGGTTTAAAAGCCAATCTGAAAACGGCTGGCTCGGGCAACTAG